The Bombus fervidus isolate BK054 chromosome 1, iyBomFerv1, whole genome shotgun sequence genome includes a window with the following:
- the Oaf gene encoding BRICHOS-like domain-containing protein out at first, giving the protein MKKFNELFTVCFLLHYLYSVCTTHLLINVKNQGGDILLETISSNVSEDVITLEFQCSDGTLVTQLIDFKNEVQIIKALVLGEEERGQNQYQVLCFVNHFFKVDFISSDAMSKLRQKNPGTVRVAEEDKGHVNYTMDLFLDVSESKDISKHIATLCGEAAGSAYTRNEDIKQWIQRPGSSELSLMAAVYNFSTNSITQQGTNDSRSLFVTRCADTSNMWAPCTCSLELCIGWYPCGLKFCKGKGDGKKAAAPYKCGIKTCKKCFIFSYYSKMKQNCLWDE; this is encoded by the exons ATGAAGAAATTCAACGAATTATTTACAGTCTGTTTTTTATTGCACTATTTGTATAGTGTTTGTACGACTCACTTGCtcataaatgttaaaaatcaG GGTGGTGATATTCTATTGGAAACGATTTCTTCCAATGTTAGTGAAGATGTTATTACCTTAGAATTTCAATGTTCAGATGGTACTTTAGTGACACAACTCattgattttaaaaat GAAGTTCAAATAATAAAAGCTTTAGTTCTTGGTGAAGAAGAACGTGGTCAAAATCAATATCAAGTTTTATGCTTTGTTAATCACTTTTTCAAAGTGGATTTCATATCATCTGATGCTATGTCTAAACTACGGCAAAAAAATCCAGGCACTGTGCGTGTTGCAGAAGAAGATAAAGGTCACGTAAATTATACCATGGATTTATTCTTAGATGTATCTGAATCCAAAGATATTTCTAAACACATTGCAACTCTTTGTGGAGAAGCAGCTGGATCTGCTTATACTAGAAATGAAGATATAAAACAGTGGATTCAAAGGCCTG GCTCATCCGAACTTTCACTCATGGCAGCTGTGTACAACTTCAGCACAAATTCTATAACGCAACAAGGTACAAATGATTCAAGATCGTTATTTGTAACACGGTGTGCAGACACATCGAATATGTGGGCACCTTGTACATGTTCATTAGAATTATGTATTGGTTGGTACCCATGTGGtttaaaattttgcaaagGCAAAGGTGATGGTAAAAAAGCAGCCGCTCCATATAAATGTGGCATTAAAActtgtaaaaaatgttttatattctcATACTATTCTAAAATGAAGCAGAATTGTTTATGGGATGAATGA
- the LOC139991261 gene encoding uncharacterized protein — translation MENTEVIEQNDSWSNDLNESDLNGIRNEVSSASIYGNGLESPILGSSFRVPDIPKRYIEPIALDTSLPYIPVYMHLKTYDLKPIERPSTPPILSELRLKCQNDAESCKSSKALPSSRRTSKERSSISLKPREVK, via the exons ATGGAAAATACGGAAGTAATCGAGCAAAACGATTCGTGGTCCAACGATTTAAACGAGTCGGATTTAAATGGCATTCGAAACGAAGTATCGTCTGCATCGATTTATGGAAACGGCTTAGAATCGCCTATATTGGGTAGTTCTTTTCGAGTTCCGGATATACCGAAGAGATATATCGAACCGATAGCTCTTGATACGTCGCTACCTTAC ATTCCAGTTTATATGCATTTGAAAACATATGATTTAAAACCTATCGAAAGACCATCAACACCTCCTATATTGTCTGAGTTACGCTTGAAATGTCA aaatgaTGCTGAATCGTGCAAATCCTCTAAAGCTCTACCGTCCTCCAGAAGAACCAGTAAAGAGAGGTCTTCTATCTCCTTAAAACCGCGGGAAGTgaaatga